TGCGGAAAAACTAGGCAAAGCATTGAAACCCAAAGAGATATACTTTGTTTCTGATTTACCTAAAACAAGAAATGCTAAAGTGATGCGAAGAGCAATTAAAGCATCTTATTTAGGTCGGGAATTAGGAGATATATCCGCTTTAGAAAATGCGGAAATTTTAACCGAAATTCGTGCATTAGATCAGCGTACTAGGAAATAGTAGGAAGCGGGGGCGACAAACGTCATCTCCGCTTTTTCATGTACTTAAAAACTACTACTAATTACCAATAGAAATATTAATTGATTCATACATAAGCAACTAAAAAAAAACCAAACTATGAGTACACAAGGAGGTGAGACACATGGCGAACAACAACAGTTCAAATCAACTTGTCGTACCTGGTGTACAACAAGCACTAGATCAAATGAAATATGAAATTGCTACAGAGTTTGGCGTACAATTAGGACCTGATTCTACAGCTCGTGCAAACGGTTCTGTAGGTGGGGAAATCACTAAGCGTTTAGTTCAAATGGCTGAGCAACAAATGAGTGGATATCAACAATAATCAAATAATATGGCTGATAAGAGGTGGGATTG
Above is a genomic segment from Bacillus sp. FJAT-45037 containing:
- a CDS encoding alpha/beta-type small acid-soluble spore protein; this translates as MANNNSSNQLVVPGVQQALDQMKYEIATEFGVQLGPDSTARANGSVGGEITKRLVQMAEQQMSGYQQ